The following coding sequences are from one Dreissena polymorpha isolate Duluth1 chromosome 8, UMN_Dpol_1.0, whole genome shotgun sequence window:
- the LOC127842762 gene encoding ADP-ribosylation factor-like protein 4D, which yields MSEKNSVNDKIVVLVGGIGTALAAYTIYKIVNRYFENNDGKFYKIKWKGGAIRRKVVVLGLPGAGKSRLLQCFQPDLTLHQELPNPAPTIGLNIVSVGMSGIDYHFFEGDHIEHWQMDISALVWLVDSTQPETFHLSRAALHACVSSFDHLVAMETKECSPPSSLYGVPIVVVAAKQDLPGSSCPADILKAMKTDEFSSRHKVYIVGTRLPATGGRAGLWRLYELIAYAPVKAFNPNECSSVDC from the exons ATGTCGGAAAAAAATTCGGTGAACGACAAAATTGTCGTTTTGGTTGGAGGCATTGGCACCGCTTTAGCTGCTTACACCATCTACAAAATAGTAAACAGATATTTTGAAAACAACGATGGgaagttttataaaataaaatggaag GGCGGAGCCATTCGGAGGAAGGTTGTAGTGCTTGGTTTGCCAGGTGCAGGCAAATCTAGACTGCTGCAGTGCTTCCAACCGGATCTGACACTTCACCAGGAGTTGCCCAATCCCGCCCCGACCATCGGCCTCAACATTGTCTCAGTAGGAATGTCAGGCATAGACTATCACTTCTTTGAAG GTGATCACATTGAGCACTGGCAGATGGACATCAGCGCGCTTGTCTGGCTGGTGGACAGCACGCAGCCGGAGACATTCCACCTATCCAGGGCTGCACTGCACGCATGTGTGTCCAGTTTTGACCACTTGGTTGCTATGGAGACCAAGGAATGCTCCCCGCCGTCCAGTCTTTACGGAGTACCAATTGTGGTGGTCGCGGCAAAGCAG GACTTGCCTGGCAGCTCCTGCCCTGCTGACATCCTGAAAGCCATGAAAACAGATGAATTCTCTTCCAGACATAAGGTCTATATTGTAGGGACACGCCTCCCTGCTACAGGGGGCAGGGCCGGACTGTGGAGATTATATGAGCTCATAGCATATGCACCTGTTAAGGCATTTAATCCTAACGAATGTTCCTCAGTAGATTGTTAA